The following are encoded in a window of Strix aluco isolate bStrAlu1 chromosome 15, bStrAlu1.hap1, whole genome shotgun sequence genomic DNA:
- the LOC141930281 gene encoding uncharacterized protein LOC141930281, with product MQPLGNCDKGENLARTFLLIFQLRRHNELPAQVPDLKDVVQPHLHLPMKVIWGEDGNCCLQPLPFHIQLGSHAVRAPKEPKVHKPCPEVSSVLLLVAALLTSVLPPVYALSSAAWLRNKCSRGFSSTGHQLLINCFPGDQLLPLCHAKRLGCLHRMALPDTGERTPSQSCLLHSEKHLPLCLEVDNIQGSVCLGRRCNKETPIGLHYIDPPILVISTLIINNALSRNLFIQKPSSSLDYLPSRVLQTTPSFPWWFPMTMSDVGSKNILWQYVALEPLSWESQVLRHLKSVSEICDSCHALTCEKGCFEPGWLCELTRAALLGPTVSGRWCPTIPLPALQSGPSCPGPGEGWPVPFLLTELQIQPSGTQGRGGRMGRVGNSISSATCVSSAAQTTEDK from the exons ATGCAACCTCTTGGCAACTGTGATAAAGGAGAAAACCTTGCAAGGACATTTCTGCTTATCTTCCAGTTGAGGAGGCACAACGAGCTGCCAGCCCAAGTGCCAGACTTGAAGGATGTGGTCCAGCCTCACCTCCATCTTCCCATGAAGGTGATTTGGGGTGAGGATGGGAACTGCTGCCTCCAGCCTCTTCCCTTCCACATCCAGCTTGGCAGTCACGCTGTACGTGCACCCAAGGAGCCAAAGGTGCATAAGCCCTGTCCTGAGGTATCGTCCGTCTTGCTGTTGGTGGCCGCACTGCTGACATCTGTGCTTCCCCCTGTTTATGccctcagctctgcagcatgGCTCAGGAACAAGTGCAGCCGGGGTTTCAGCTCCACAGGTCACCAGCTGCTGATAAATTGCTTTCCTGGAGATCAGTTGCTTCCCCTTTGCCATGCAAAACGCCTGGGCTGCCTGCACAGAATGGCTCTGCCGGACACCGGGGAGAGGACCCCATCACAGTCATGCTTGTTACActctgaaaaaca CCTTCCTCTGTGCCTGGAGGTGGACAACATCCAGGGCAGTGTGTGTTTGGGGCGAAGATGCAACAAAGAAACTCCCATAGGTCTGCATTACATAGATCCTCCCATTTTAGTTATTTCCACCTTAATTATAAATAATGCACTAAGCAGAAATTTGTTCATCCAGAAACCGTCATCCAGCCTGGATTATCTCCCAAGCAGAGTGCTGCAAACCACACCATCCTTTCCGTGGTGGTTTCCAATGACCATGAGTGATGTCGGAAGCAAGAACATCTTGTGGCAATATGTTGCCCTTGAACCTTTGAGTTGGGAATCACAGGTTTTAAGGCATTTGAAATCTGTGTCTGAAATCTGTGACTCGTGTCATGCTCTGACCTGTGAGAAGGGATGTTTTGAACCGGGGTGGCTGTGTGAGTTAACCAGAGCAGCTCTCCTGGGACCCACGGTGTCTGGGAGGTGGTGCCCAACAATACCCCTCCCAGCTCTACAATCTGGTCCTTCATGCCCAG GGCCAGGTGAGGGATGGCCGGTACCGTTCCTGCTAACGGAGCTGCAAATCCAACCCTCCGGCACCCAGGGCAGAGGAGGCAGGATGGGCAGGGTTGGGAACAGCATCTCTTCAGCCACATGCGTCTCTTCAGCTGCGCAGACCACCGAAGACAAATGA